A stretch of the Malus sylvestris chromosome 10, drMalSylv7.2, whole genome shotgun sequence genome encodes the following:
- the LOC126587657 gene encoding polyphenol oxidase, chloroplastic-like: MASMSAPLVTSTTSIIPTTSLFPFSQKYHRISLFENPRHSNLQAVSCKATNNSSDQNKNPSTSSNDHDHENPSPVNLDRRHVLIGLGSLYGGVAGLGSDPFAVAKPVSPPDLAKCGPADFPSGAVPTNCCPPTSQKIVDFKFPSPTKLRVRPAAHTVDKAYIEKYSKAIELMKALPDDDPRSFTQQADIHCAYCDGAYDQVGFPNLELQIHQSWLFFPFHRYYLYFHERILAKLIDDPTFALPFWNWDAPAGMQLPALYANPDSPLYDELRAASHQPPTLIDLDFNGTDETMSKDAQIDANLKIMYRQMVSNSKKPLLFFGSPYRAGTEPDPGAGSIETTPHGPVHTWTGDNTQPNFEDMGNFYSAARDPIFFSHHSNIDRMWNIWKSIGTKNKDINDKDWLDTGFLFYDENAELVRVTVRDTLDNKKLGYTYEDVEIPWLKSRPTPRRTKLARKAKAAGVAKAAETTSSGKVVAGKDFPINLETKISTVVSRPKPKKRSKKEKEDEEEILVIQGIELDKDVAVKFDVYVNDVDDEDAAPSGPDKSEFAGSFVSVPHKQKEKSKSCLRLGLTDLLEDLGAEDDESVVVTLVPRYGAQAVKIGSIKIEFLA, translated from the coding sequence ATGGCTTCTATGTCAGCTCCACTCGTCACCTCCACCACAAGTATCATCCCCACAACTTCTCTCTTCCCTTTCTCCCAAAAGTATCACCGAATTTCCTTATTTGAAAACCCTAGGCATTCCAATTTACAAGCCGTCTCATGCAAAGCCACAAATAATAGTAGtgaccaaaacaaaaaccctTCCACTAGCTCCAACGATCACGACCATGAAAACCCTTCTCCAGTAAACCTAGACAGAAGACATGTACTTATAGGTCTCGGAAGCCTGTACGGTGGAGTGGCTGGTCTTGGCAGCGACCCCTTCGCTGTTGCAAAGCCAGTGTCGCCGCCTGACCTAGCCAAATGCGGACCTGCGGACTTTCCAAGTGGAGCAGTCCCGACCAACTGTTGCCCGCCAACGTCCCAAAAAATCGTAGACTTCAAATTCCCCTCCCCTACCAAACTCCGCGTCAGGCCGGCAGCTCACACCGTGGATAAAGCCTACAtcgaaaaatattcaaaagccATCGAGCTCATGAAAGCCCTCCCGGACGACGATCCGCGTAGCTTCACCCAGCAAGCCGATATCCACTGTGCCTATTGCGACGGCGCGTACGACCAAGTCGGCTTCCCCAACCTCGAGCTCCAAATCCATCAATCCTGGCTTTTCTTCCCCTTCCATCGTTACTACCTATACTTCCACGAAAGAATCTTGGCCAAACTCATAGACGATCCGACGTTCGCGTTGCCGTTTTGGAACTGGGACGCGCCAGCTGGCATGCAACTCCCTGCCTTGTACGCTAACCCGGACTCTCCGCTTTACGACGAGCTCCGCGCTGCCAGCCATCAGCCGCCGACTCTCATCGATCTTGACTTCAACGGCACGGATGAAACAATGTCCAAGGATGCTCAAATCGACGCCAACCTCAAAATCATGTATAGGCAGATGGTTTCCAACTCCAAGAAACCGCTGTTGTTCTTTGGTTCGCCCTACAGGGCTGGCACTGAACCAGATCCAGGGGCCGGTTCAATCGAAACGACCCCACATGGTCCGGTTCATACATGGACCGGAGATAACACGCAACCTAATTTTGAAGACATGGGGAATTTTTACTCCGCTGCAAGGGATCCAATATTTTTTTCGCACCATTCGAATATAGATCGAATGTGGAATATTTGGAAAAGTATAGGGACTAAAAATAAAGATATTAACGATAAGGATTGGTTGGATACGGGGTTTTTGTTTTATGACGAGAATGCTGAGCTTGTTAGGGTCACGGTGAGGGACACTCTTGATAATAAAAAGCTAGGGTATACGTATGAAGATGTTGAGATTCCATGGCTCAAGTCTAGACCGACGCCACGTCGGACAAAGCTTGCGAGAAAGGCAAAGGCGGCTGGAGTGGCGAAGGCCGCTGAGACGACGTCATCAGGGAAGGTGGTGGCGGGTAAAGATTTTCCAATAAATTTGGAGACAAAGATAAGTACGGTGGTGTCAAGGCCGAAGCCGAAGAAGAGGagcaagaaggagaaagaggatgaggaggagaTACTGGTGATTCAGGGGATTGAGCTTGACAAAGATGTGGCTGTGAAGTTTGATGTGTATGTGAATGACGTGGACGATGAGGATGCGGCACCGAGTGGACCCGACAAGAGCGAGTTTGCTGGGAGTTTTGTGAGTGTGCCACATAAGCAGAAGGAAAAGAGCAAGAGTTGTTTAAGGTTGGGGTTAACGGACCTGTTGGAGGATTTGGGTGCTGAAGATGATGAGAGTGTGGTGGTGACTTTAGTGCCCAGGTACGGCGCTCAGGCTGTTAAGATCGGTAGCATCAAAATTGAGTTTCTTGCTTGA